One segment of Stegostoma tigrinum isolate sSteTig4 chromosome 24, sSteTig4.hap1, whole genome shotgun sequence DNA contains the following:
- the LOC132206011 gene encoding amine sulfotransferase-like: protein MENSEETVKYFQHNGIIFSSSIHSVERLEWLKDFNIDPDIPLLITYPKSGTTWMQQIISLILCNDNESTKQMNLYCRAPWIESTRLKPESTDYQLLTTHLNYQMVPNSVKNKKHKVIYVARNPKDVIVSSYHFHKYSRFLEAPKDFQEFLEQFVEGNVFYGSWFEHIKGWCGQKDELNILFVAYEDMIKDLRNVVQKVASFLNKKLDGETLESILNQCTFKCMKEDPRTNYQGVSELFNTESGSFYRKGITGDWKNHFLVSQNEWFDSIYQEKMGDFPLKFDSGVNDQTSFPNK from the exons ATGGAAAATAGTGAAGAGACGGTTAAGTACTTTCAACACAATGGCATCATATTCTCTTCATCGATACACTCAGTTGAGCGACTTGAATGGTTAAAAGATTTCAACATAGATCCAGATATTCCACTCCTCATCACTTACCCCAAATCTG GAACTACTTGGATGCAGCAGATCATAAGTCTGATTTTATGTAACGACAATGAGTCCACAAAACAGATGAACCTGTATTGTAGAGCCCCATGGATAGAGAGTACCCGACTCAAGCCTGAGAGCACAGATTATCAACTATTGACAACACACTTAAACTACCAAATGGTGCCAAATAGTGTGAAAAACAAAAAGCACAAG GTTATTTATGTTGCCAGAAATCCCAAGGATGTGATTGTGTCATCATACCACTTTCACAAATATAGCCGTTTCTTGGAGGCACCGAAGGATTTTCAGGAATTTTTGGAGCAATTTGTTGAAGGAAATG TGTTTTATGGATCTTGGTTTGAACATATCAAAGGCTGGTGCGGTCAGAAAGATGAACTCAACATCCTGTTTGTGGCTTATGAGGATATGATAAAA GATCTCCGGAATGTTGTCCAAAAAGTTGCATCTTTTCTGAATAAAAAGTTGGACGGAGAAACATTGGAGTCAATTTTGAATCAATGCACATTTAAATGTATGAAAGAAGATCCTCGAACAAACTACCAAGGTGTATCAGAGTTGTTCAATACTGAGAGTGGCTCTTTTTATAGAAAAG GAATTACTGGAGACTGGAAGAATCACTTTCTTGTGTCTCAGAATGAGTGGTTTGATTCCATCTACCAGGAGAAAATGGGAGACTTCCCTCTGAAGTTTGACAGTGGTGTGAACGATCAGACTTCATTCCCAAATAAGtag